TCTCCAGCAATCGTCGGGGCAAGGAGCCAGAGCTTCAATGGTTGACCCTTGCTGTAACGCGAAAGAACCATCATCCCCAGGGTTATCATTCCAAGAACCGAAAATAACGAATGGGCTCGGTAGTAATCGCCTTGGAAGAGCCAAAACAGATATCTAAACCAGGGGAATATCACCGGCAGAACCATCCCCAGGAAGTAGAACAGATAGACGATGCGCTGACGTCGACCAGCTCCCGGAAATATCTGCGGAAAGAGGACCAGGCAAATCAATCCGCAGTAGGTCAACGGTGCTTCCAAGTAATTTTGCCACCCCCGAAAATCATCGCCCGTTCCGATGAGATCATTGGAAAACAGGCGGGTGAGAGCGCTTATGTAATGGGCCGCGGATTCGAGGCGAAAGAGTGGTGACGAACTAAGAGTGGCCAGCGATGAGGTGGTCCCGGATCCGCGGGGACTATGGAAAATAGCGTCGAGCACCGGGAGAGTAATGATCGCTCCGAGGGCCACTCCGAGGAGGGCGATAGCCGACAGGGGAAGACAAACGCGGGCGACTTGCCCAAGCCGCCAATCGGACTGCCCCCAGGCTCTGGCCGGAACGTATATGGCCACGAACAAAGCGCACAAATAGAGATGGAACGGGGTGATCATTCCGACCAATGCCACCGCCGCCGCGAGGATAATCCAGCGGCCGCGTTGGAGAGCTTCCTCGGCCCCTAGCAGGATCGCGGCGAAACAAACGACTTCGTCAGCAAAAGGATACCAGCAGCTCCCGGTGCACATGTAAGCCGAGAAAGAGAGGAGGAAGGCGCCGAGAAATGGGGCCGGTCCCTGGAGCTGGCGAAGCTGGAGAAAACGAAGAAAAAGCAAACCGGCGAGGAGAACCTTGGCCAGATGTTGATAGACAAGGGCGGGGGCGATCAACGCTCTGGAGAGCCAGCTCACGGGCTGCCAGACCAAGTAACCGGCCGCATAGGCGAGGTCCTGACCCATTCCGACCGAGAAGGACCACGAAGGGACGCCCTCAGCCCGAATGTAGTCCGAAAGATGAACGAAGCTCGGGTAGTAGTCATTGACCGAGTCGCTACCAATGTCCGTGTAAAGCAGGACTGCGTCGCCGAACAGGAATTGGCGAAAGATAAACGCCCCAACGAGGACCAGGGCGAGAGCCGTTAACCATGTCCAACGATGTCGTTGTATTGAATCACTGATCATTCTTTGACTGTTCTTCTGGCGGCCCGTTAAGGAGCGATGGGCGTGTAACGGCTGTCGCGAAAGGCAAGGCCCGATTGGTAGAATTGGATTTGCCCCCGGATTGCCTCGGCGCGCGCGTTTTGCCCTTCCTGCGAGGCTAACTCCAGGGCGCGTTGGGCGGTCTTGATGGCGTCGTCGAAACGTCCCGCCTCCGCGTAGGCGGCGGCGAGCGTCGCGCTGATCACCGGACTCTGGCTCCGGGTCAATGCATTGGCTCGCTCGGCGATCTCGATCGCCTTCATGCCATTTCGAAGGAGAGCATCGGGGCAAGTCGCAAGCACCCAGGCCAGGTTATTGCGGGCTTCGATGTCATCAGTGTTGATTTCCAAGGCTCGACTGTATTCGGCGATCGCCTGTTCTGCCCGGCCCATTTGAAGAAAAGTGTTGCCGAGGTTGTAATGCGCGTCGCCGTCGTTCGGATTGATTTCGAGCGCGGTCCTGAGGCTAGCCAATGATTCCTCCACGCGGCCGGTTTCCAAAAACGCGACCCCCAGCAATGAATGGACGAAAGGTTGTTTGGGGTTGATTTGAAGGGCCTTCTGAAAATGAGAGAGGGCTTCGTTTACCCGCCCTTGATCGTAAACGGCCTGACCGAGATTCTCTTCGGCTGTCGCGTTGCCGGTCGTGCACGCCAGGGTGTGCGTCCAAAGCGTTTCGCTGTTTCGCCAATACGAAGCCTGAACATGCGCAGAGAAGGCGAGGAAGGAAACGACCCCCGCGGAAAGAATGCCCAACACCAAAGATTGGGGACGCCAGCGCGCCGAGATATCCACCGCCATCCAGGTGATCAGCAGAGCAAGGCCGATCTGGGGAAGGTATGTGTAACGATCCGCCCGGGATTGATTTCCCACCTGGATAATACCGATCACCGGAATGAGCATGATCAAATACCAAAGCCATCCGGTTATGAGATATCGATAGCGGCGGCCCCAGATGAAGATGGCGGTAGAGATCAGGATTAAGATGACCAGCGAGAAGGCAACTCGCGAATCAATAATGTCCTGAGGGTTTAACGGGTAGAATGGCGCCAGGTCCCTGGGCCAAAGCATCTGGCGCAGGTAAACCCCATACGAAATGATCGCGTTTCCTGTGCGCTGAGAGAGAGAGAGGTGCGACAGGGGCTGAAGGGCGATTTTTTGAGCGAAGAGCGTCGCGAGACTCGAGGCTACTCCCAACGCCAAGAGCGGCAGCTTCTCGCCGATGAATCGACGCGCGGTTGGAGATTTTTGGTTCCCTTGATCGCCGACGGCGGCTATCCGATTGAGTGGCCAATAATCGAGTAACAGGAGAACGAAAGGCAACGTGATGAGCATGGGCTTGCACATCAAACCGAGGCTGAAAAACAGCACGACAAGGCCATAACGGGCCAGCGATGACGGAGCCCGCACGTATCGGACGTAGGCGCCAATAGTCAGCACGAAGAATAGTCCGCTCAGGACATCCTTTCGTTCCGCCACCCAGGCGACCGATTCCACCCGCAACGGATGAATGGCAAAAACAACCGCCACAAAAGCGCTGCGCCACAGCGCGCCTGTCATCTGGCGCAGGACCAGGAAGAGGAGAATCGCGGTGCCGGTGTGAAGCAGGACATTGGTGAAATGATGCCCGCGCGGGTTTAGGCCGTACAATTGACAGTCCAACATGTGGGAAATCCACGTCAATGGATGCCAGTTTGCCGAATGGATATGCGTAAAGGCCCACCCGATTCCTTCGATCGTCAGACCGCGGGCGACCTGCGCGTTCTTAAATACGTAGGCGTTGTCATCGAGATTGATGAATTGGAAACCAAGGGTCTGGCCAAAGACGAGCCACGTAATTGCAACAATGACCGCGCAAACGCCGAAAATTACCCAGCGATTCCTGGAGACAATTTCGTTCTTTTGCACAGCGGCGGGTTTGGATCTGCGGCTCATTGGTCTCGGGGCGCGGAGAGAATAAAGAGACGACCGGGAATCGCTAGCCAAAACGCCCAATTCCGGACTCGCAAACCGCTTCCACCAACGAATATTCTTTGCCGTGACGAACGATTTGCCAGCCGGCGCGGATCGGCCGGAGAGCTGGAAAAGACGGGAACAAATGGAGGCGGACGAAAACCGCGTCCTCGCGCCGTTCGCTCAAAAGTCGGGTGATTCCCGCGGCCGGAAATATCCCGAGCCGCGCCACGCCTATCGCACGGAATTTCAGCGCGACCGTGCGCGGATCATCCATGCGCGCGCCTTCCGGCGATTGGAATACAAAACGCAGGTGTTCCTGAACGGCACCGGCGATCATCTAAGAACGAGGCTCACCCACTCCATCGAAGTGGCTTCGATCAGCCGCACGATCGCGCGGGCGTTGTCCTTAAACGAGGACCTGGCCGAGGCAATTGCTCTGGCCCACGATCTTGGACACTCGCCTTTCGGCCATTCCGGCGAGGAGATGCTCGCCGAATGCATGCGCGAACACGGCGGCTTCGATCACAACCGGCAAAGCCAGCGAGTTGTCGAATTGCTGGAAGCCGCTTACCCGGGTTTTCCGGGATTGAATCTGACGTTCGAAGTCCGTGAGGGCCTGCAAAAACACCAGGCATTTTACGATCCACCTGTCGCCAGCGAAGACAAATATCGATGCCCGTCCCTCGAAGCCCAGATCGCAAATCTGGCCGATGAAATTACTTACTACAGTCACGATCTGGATGACGCGGTGGATTTCGAAATCCTAAGTTCGGCCCAGCTCGAAGAGAGCGCAGTCTGGCGCCGCAGCCACGAGTCCGTTGTGGCCCGGCATCCCGAGGTGCGGGAGCCGGAGCTCCACAAACTGATCATTCGAGACATTATAGACGTCCAGGTCCGCGATGTGATTACGACGAGCGCGGAAACTCTCGCGCAGTCCGGCGTGAACAGCGCGGAGGAAGTGCGGAAGCAGCCCATTCCCCTGATCTCTTACAGCGAGGCGCTATTCGAAGCGAACCGTGAACTACGCCGCTTTCTATACAAGAATGTTTATTACCATCCGCGAGTGGCGGAGGTGAACCGTCGCGCCTGCGAGATGTTGCGGGCTGTTTTCGAGGCGTATGTCCGGACGCCAAATCTCCTGGGAGAGGCCGCCAGCAAGCGAATCGAAACCGAGGGACTGCATCGGACCATTTGCGATTACATCGCGGGAATGACCGACCGGTACTTATTAGAAGAGCATGCGCGGCTCAGGGGAGGCGGCGAAGGGCAAACCGGGTAACGAGCTTCCTCACGCTGCTGCGGTGCCGGTCTCTTCGCGAAGATATTGGATGACAAGCCGCAGGCGTTGATTCAGGGAAAGTTCTTCGAGCACCTGCTGGCGGCGCAACGGATCATTAATAAAGGTCGCTGCCATCAGGTCCGCGAGCATCTCAGTGTCTCCGAGGTGGGAAAGGTATTGGTCCACTTTTTGAGGAAGCTGACGCCCGGTGTCCTTTAGCTTGGAATAAAGTTCGAGCACTTTAGCTCCAAGCGCGTCCGTTTCTACCGAGGTAGTCGCGTCCGATTCGAGCGGCTCGATCCGAGCGATCGGGAAGGGCGCGCTTTGCTGGAACCCGGTGAAACGCACTCGCCGCAATCCTTGCAGGATCAGGTCAGAGGTTCCGTCGTTCCGTCCAACGCAGGCCCGGATCAGGCCAACTCCGGCGACGTGAAAAAAGTCATCGGTCGATTTCCATTGGCTGCGTTGCGACCGGATCAGCGCCACGGAAAACATCCGCTGCTCGCGCAAAGCATGCTCGAGCATCGCCCGGTAACGGGGCTCAAAAATGTGCAAAGGCAGGAGAGCATGGGGAAAAAGGAGCGCTCCCGGCAGCGGCATCACCGGCACTTCGTCCGGGAATTGAATTGATTCGGCCATGGCTATAAGGGAAGGGCTTCACCGGGAAGATACGCTTCCAGCGCGGTCCGCAAAACCGGGCGAGTCCGACCTGCCACTAATTGGGAGGAGCGGCGGGCCTGGAACTTGTTAGACGTCGTTCGAGTTTTCGGATTTGCGCGATCGTCAATTGGCCCGCCACCTGGCGGCGGCCAATCGGCGCGTAATTGAGCACGCAGCCCCGACGAAAAAGTTCGCGCCGACAGGCCGGGCCGAGTTTCCCGATTCCCATCGCGACGATTTTGGTCGGGTCTCCTTGCCGATCAAAAAAATCGAGGAGCCGATGCATTTGCGAAGTTGTGTCGGTGCGGGTGGCAAATTTTAGGATGGCGGCGCCTAACGACCTGGCGGCCGAAGCGAGGTGGTCGAGCCGCATGGCACTCGGCGTTCCCCGCAAATCGTGAAAGGAAATGATCGACTGAATTTTTCGGGTGTGAGCGGTTCGCAAAACCTCACGAAAGAAGGGAGCTGCTCGTAATTCAACGTCCACATAAGCGGCGTGAGGAAGAAACTCGAGCAGCAGCGCTCGCCGCTGCTTTGAAGAGAGATTATTCGCGCCGCCTTCGGCCGGGTCCCGCGCCGTAATGATCAGTGGCGATGGCAGCTGCTCGATGGTCGCGTGAACCGTATCGATAATTCGAATGAGCCCGTCGAGACGTAACTCAAACAGATCCGGCGGAGTTCGCATGCTGAGGGCCCGTCGCAGATCGGCTCGGGAAGAAATGACGCCAACAATTCGTCGGGCCGCGGGCTTGGTCATGCCGGGCGAACTACCATTCGCTCAACATATTTCGCGAGCAGATCGAACTCCAGGTTTACCAGGTCATGAGCGCGCGCGACGGCGAGGTTCGTATGCGCCTTCGTATGAGGAATGATCCAGGCCACGAAACTCTTCGGCGAAACGTCCGCGACGGTGAGGCTGATTCCGTTCACGGCGATGGAACCTTTTTCGACGACGTATTTGGCAAACTCGACGGGCAATTCCACTTCGAGACGCCAGTCTGTGCCAGTCTCTTCCAGGCTGATAATCCCAGAGCTGCAATCGACGTGGCCTTGCACAAAATGGCCGCCGAGGCGGCCCTCCGCGAGGAGCGCGCGTTCGAGATTCACGCGATCCCCCTTGTGTAGAGCTCCCAAGTTTGTGCGCTGAAGTGTTTCTTCCAGCAAATCGAAGACGAGCTGATCGTCGCCACGCCGAGAGACGGTCAGGCAGCAGCCATTGACGGCAATGCTCTCGCCAAGATGGGCTTTTTCGGGGAGCCCGGCCGCCGCGATAGCCAACTTCGCCCCGGTGCGATTTTTCTCCATCGCGACGACGGTGCCGACGTTTTCAATCAAACCCGTGAACATATTCTGGAATCGCGATGCCGCGGTGCGAACGAAAGAACGCTTTGCGCTATAGACTCGGCGCGGCCCGCTTTTTCGCGAGGAAAAAAACGGCGGTTCCGATTGCGGAAAGCAGTCCCGTCAAGGTCGCGGAGAGCAGGCAATAATCGCAGAAAGCGTGGAGCAGGAAGGCTTGGACATACAAAAACCAACATGTGGCCGCCAGCATTCCCGCGACCAGGCAAAGAAACAGGGGCCGGACACGATCGTGACCAAACGCAGCCAACGTCGCCAGGCTGAAAGCACTGAAGTAGGCCGCGGCCCCGAACGCGGCCACCGGCACTTTCCCGATAGCGGCATACTCACTCCTGAGCACCGCCTCGCACCCGGAGGAGGCGACGCAGGTTGCAAATTGTCCGGTGAGATGGCCCACGGTGAGATAGATGGCGTCGGTCAAACCGCCGAGAGCGAAAATGGCGGCCAAGCTATAAAGGAAAATCTCGGCGCGTCGGTATCGCACAATTGACAATTCGTTAGTCGACTTTGCCCGGCGAAGGTGCCGGGTTTACGAAATCATTTCGGTTTCTCGCCCAGGGCCGCGTCGATTGCCGCCCGCAAAATCTCGATTGTGATGGGAGCTGCCGTCACCTGATCTCCATTCACAAAAACGCCCGGAGTTCGCGTGAGCTCGAGGGATTCGACGCGTTCTTTGTCGGCGGCGATCCGCTTGGAAACTTCCTCGCTGTCCATGTCTTTTTTGAACTTCTCCAAATCCAAATCCAGGTGGGACGCGCACAGGGTCAGCGCCGCGCGGGTATCTCCCGCCCCGATCCAGATAAAACGGTCTGCGTAGAGCGACTCATACATCTCCCAAAAACGCCCCTGCAGGCCCGCGGCCTCGGCGGCGCGTGCCGCCTCCATGGCGTGCGGATGAATCTTCACCAGGGGAAATTCGCGGAACGTGACGCTCAGGCGATCGCCGTATTCCTTCTGTGCCTGTTTTAAGATGGGCCAGAATTTCGAACACGGCTCGCACTCGAAATCGCCAAACTCTTCCAGCGCCACGGGGGCCTTCGGGCGCCCCTGAATGTGAGGAGGATCCGCCCCCGGCTTGCCGAAAGCCATTTTTCCCGGCCGGGCCGGCTTTTCATTCTTCGATTGGTAAAGCTCGACGCCGAACACGGTCGCGATGCAAAAAACGACCGCAATTATTACGAAAGGGAGATAACGCTTCATGGCTCGCTGACGGGAAAATTACCTTGAACGGGATCTAACGTTTTTCCAGTCATTTAATCTCTTTGGCGGCCCCTTGCCGGCGCCTGGGACTTGCCTGGGGCCAAAGGCGGGTGCCCAAGGGAAGAGTCCCCGAGTCGAAAATTGGCGAAAAAAGCAGAAAACCGGCACAAAAGAGGCTTGACTGGGGTCCCCGCCCGACATCAGTCTGTCCGCGTCCGTTCAAAATATTTTAAAAAAAGTGAAAAAAAGGCTTGTCAGCCCCTCAAAACGTCGTTAATCCTCACCGCCAAACCTAACCAAACCAATGGAGAAACTAATGATAAGATACGTACTACGACCATTAGGATCCCTTCGCTCGGCTCTCGCAGTCGGTGTTGGGCTTCCTTTTTTGATCGCCAGCGCCTACGCGCAGGCGCCCGCCCCGGCACCCGCGAGCGAAGCCACAACCGAGCGCGTGATTGTGACCGGTTCCTACATCCCAACCGCGGAAACTGAATCGGCTTTGCCGGTGACGGTTTACACGGCGGAAGTCCTCAAGAAGCAGGGCGCCAACACCCCAGTCGAAGGTTTGCGTCAGTTGCCCTCATTCGTGGGTAACACGCTGACTGAAAACGATTCGAACGGCGGTAACGGCCAGGCGGCCGTCAATTTGCGCGCTGTCGGACCGGAAAACACGCTGACCCTCATCAACGGTCGTCGCGCGTTTGAATTTTCCGACGTTAACGCTATCGCGATCGGTTCCTTGAGCCGCACCGAAGTCCTGAAGGACGGCGCCGGCGCTATTTACGGTTCCGACGCAGTCGCGGGTGTCGTGAACTTCATCCTCGTCAACGGGCCCGGTGAAAAGCCGTATGAGGGTGCTGAACTCTTCGCCTTGTATGGCAATACGACCGACACGGACGCTCACGTTCGCCAGGTTTACCTCAAGGGTGGTGTGACAGGTTTGGATGGTAAAGTCGCTATCGCGGCCGCCGGTGAATATTATTCCCGCGCCAACCTCTACTCGCGCGATCGTCCCGATGTGGCTCGCAGCGGTGATACAAGCAACAACCCGGACGGCATGCAGTGGGGCGGTCTCAATAACAACAGCCCGACGTATGCTGGTCGCGTGAGTATCGCGACGGCAGTGAATGGGATTGCCGGCCAGCTTACTCTGATCAGTCAAAGCGAGAACCAAGTCACCCCGGGCAGCTATCGGCGGTTCGACGTTCCTGCTGGCACTGATCCGTTCCGGTTCAATTTCCGCGCCTTCACTCCGGCCATTCCGGCTGTGGAAAAGGCGATGTATTACGTGACTGGCCGCTACAAAATCTTCGGTGACGGCCTCCAGCTCTATGGGGACATCATGTATTCCCACACCAAGCAGGATAACGGTCTCGCCGGCTCTCCCTTCGCTATCACGAGCACCCTCAACGGCCTCACCGAGGCCCGCGCTTCGGTGTTCAACCCGTTTGGCAACAACCTCGGGTCCGTCCGATATCGTCTCCAGCAGGAAGTCAAGAACCCTTCTGGCCGCCGGTCGTTCTTCGATCACGATTATCAGCGCTATGTGGCTGGGATTAACGGCGACTTTAATATCAAAGATAACGGCTTCATCAGCCGCTTTGGCTATGACAGCGGCTTCGTTTACGAACACTTCCAGGAAGATCGGATCGACAGCGGCGACGCTCGCCGCTCGTCTCTGAGAGCGCTGATTGCTAATGGCACCTTCAATCCGTTTATCGGCCAATTCGCGCCGATTACCGGCACGGCCCCGACTTACGTTAACGGCGTGCCGACCGGCCTGACCGCTGCCTACGACAATAGCATAGCGGGTGTAGATTATTTGCAGGGCGGGGCCACCTACATTGGTCACTCGCTCTTCCTCGAGCGTGACTTCCTCTATGATGCCAAGATCAATGCCCATCTATTCCCGAACCTGTGGAATGGTGGTATTGACTTCGCGCTCGGTTACGAACATCGGGAAATTCAGCAGCACTCGATCCCCGATCCAGTGCAGGCTTCGAATGATCAGCTCGGCTTCAATCAAGCGCCGAATACCAAGACCAAGCAGGAAGTCGACTCCGTCTTCTTCGAGTTTGGGATTCCGATCGTGACCTCGACCATGAACGTTCCGTGGATTCGTTCGCTCGATCTCTCGATCGCCTGGCGTTACGAGAAGTTCGATGACGAAGATCAATTCACCCATGTTACGGGTAGCTTCGACAACGCTAATCCCGATGAGGACTTCGGTGGAGCGCCTCGTGTGTCGCTGCGCTATCAGCCGACTGCGGACCTGACGTTGCGCGCTTCCTGGGGCCAGTCATTCCGGTCGCCCAGCCCGGCGAACCTGTTCGATCCGAATACTCAGGACTTCCCGCAGCTCCTCGATCCGTTCAATCCTGGTGGTCCAGTTACCTTGCAGCCACCGAGCGGCGTCTTGAGAAGCGGAAATCCTGGAACGCAGGCAGAAAAGACCGATTCTTATGGAGCCGGCATTGTCTGGACACCGAAGTTCCTGCCTGGTTTCACGATGA
This Chthoniobacterales bacterium DNA region includes the following protein-coding sequences:
- a CDS encoding YfhO family protein; the protein is MISDSIQRHRWTWLTALALVLVGAFIFRQFLFGDAVLLYTDIGSDSVNDYYPSFVHLSDYIRAEGVPSWSFSVGMGQDLAYAAGYLVWQPVSWLSRALIAPALVYQHLAKVLLAGLLFLRFLQLRQLQGPAPFLGAFLLSFSAYMCTGSCWYPFADEVVCFAAILLGAEEALQRGRWIILAAAVALVGMITPFHLYLCALFVAIYVPARAWGQSDWRLGQVARVCLPLSAIALLGVALGAIITLPVLDAIFHSPRGSGTTSSLATLSSSPLFRLESAAHYISALTRLFSNDLIGTGDDFRGWQNYLEAPLTYCGLICLVLFPQIFPGAGRRQRIVYLFYFLGMVLPVIFPWFRYLFWLFQGDYYRAHSLFSVLGMITLGMMVLSRYSKGQPLKLWLLAPTIAGEIALLYWPLEDLQVRIDQTLKLEVTVFLLLYGALLTIGQLIRRQGFTAWAIAGVAIVELCRFDQITVSNRKTVSKQDLTQRVDYNDFTLDAVRDIKAEDPGFFRLTKLRPSGPSARWASLNDAEVFGYYGTSSYSSFNSVNYTDFLTAVDAITPRSEAETRWSIGLLNDPMLSLFAGEKYALVEDPAPFQRAVQYELVRRYDRDYLFRNARFVPFGLTFHRYISPDAFLRFRSQEKPEVLLRVAVLSDNSEADKLGLVPANLSDLEDEIRNSVLKDLVLERRRTGLEMTNFRQTHFAGTVQLEQKSVLVLQTPFAPGWHASQDGKPVPVFKVDMGLLGVALDAGSHKVELSYRNACLIAGAAITLASLLLMAVAAWKWPRLSLPSGDGF
- a CDS encoding tetratricopeptide repeat protein produces the protein MSRRSKPAAVQKNEIVSRNRWVIFGVCAVIVAITWLVFGQTLGFQFINLDDNAYVFKNAQVARGLTIEGIGWAFTHIHSANWHPLTWISHMLDCQLYGLNPRGHHFTNVLLHTGTAILLFLVLRQMTGALWRSAFVAVVFAIHPLRVESVAWVAERKDVLSGLFFVLTIGAYVRYVRAPSSLARYGLVVLFFSLGLMCKPMLITLPFVLLLLDYWPLNRIAAVGDQGNQKSPTARRFIGEKLPLLALGVASSLATLFAQKIALQPLSHLSLSQRTGNAIISYGVYLRQMLWPRDLAPFYPLNPQDIIDSRVAFSLVILILISTAIFIWGRRYRYLITGWLWYLIMLIPVIGIIQVGNQSRADRYTYLPQIGLALLITWMAVDISARWRPQSLVLGILSAGVVSFLAFSAHVQASYWRNSETLWTHTLACTTGNATAEENLGQAVYDQGRVNEALSHFQKALQINPKQPFVHSLLGVAFLETGRVEESLASLRTALEINPNDGDAHYNLGNTFLQMGRAEQAIAEYSRALEINTDDIEARNNLAWVLATCPDALLRNGMKAIEIAERANALTRSQSPVISATLAAAYAEAGRFDDAIKTAQRALELASQEGQNARAEAIRGQIQFYQSGLAFRDSRYTPIAP
- a CDS encoding deoxyguanosinetriphosphate triphosphohydrolase; amino-acid sequence: MTNDLPAGADRPESWKRREQMEADENRVLAPFAQKSGDSRGRKYPEPRHAYRTEFQRDRARIIHARAFRRLEYKTQVFLNGTGDHLRTRLTHSIEVASISRTIARALSLNEDLAEAIALAHDLGHSPFGHSGEEMLAECMREHGGFDHNRQSQRVVELLEAAYPGFPGLNLTFEVREGLQKHQAFYDPPVASEDKYRCPSLEAQIANLADEITYYSHDLDDAVDFEILSSAQLEESAVWRRSHESVVARHPEVREPELHKLIIRDIIDVQVRDVITTSAETLAQSGVNSAEEVRKQPIPLISYSEALFEANRELRRFLYKNVYYHPRVAEVNRRACEMLRAVFEAYVRTPNLLGEAASKRIETEGLHRTICDYIAGMTDRYLLEEHARLRGGGEGQTG
- a CDS encoding LON peptidase substrate-binding domain-containing protein, encoding MAESIQFPDEVPVMPLPGALLFPHALLPLHIFEPRYRAMLEHALREQRMFSVALIRSQRSQWKSTDDFFHVAGVGLIRACVGRNDGTSDLILQGLRRVRFTGFQQSAPFPIARIEPLESDATTSVETDALGAKVLELYSKLKDTGRQLPQKVDQYLSHLGDTEMLADLMAATFINDPLRRQQVLEELSLNQRLRLVIQYLREETGTAAA
- a CDS encoding type I 3-dehydroquinate dehydratase, yielding MTKPAARRIVGVISSRADLRRALSMRTPPDLFELRLDGLIRIIDTVHATIEQLPSPLIITARDPAEGGANNLSSKQRRALLLEFLPHAAYVDVELRAAPFFREVLRTAHTRKIQSIISFHDLRGTPSAMRLDHLASAARSLGAAILKFATRTDTTSQMHRLLDFFDRQGDPTKIVAMGIGKLGPACRRELFRRGCVLNYAPIGRRQVAGQLTIAQIRKLERRLTSSRPAAPPN
- a CDS encoding riboflavin synthase, which translates into the protein MFTGLIENVGTVVAMEKNRTGAKLAIAAAGLPEKAHLGESIAVNGCCLTVSRRGDDQLVFDLLEETLQRTNLGALHKGDRVNLERALLAEGRLGGHFVQGHVDCSSGIISLEETGTDWRLEVELPVEFAKYVVEKGSIAVNGISLTVADVSPKSFVAWIIPHTKAHTNLAVARAHDLVNLEFDLLAKYVERMVVRPA
- a CDS encoding vitamin K epoxide reductase family protein — protein: MRYRRAEIFLYSLAAIFALGGLTDAIYLTVGHLTGQFATCVASSGCEAVLRSEYAAIGKVPVAAFGAAAYFSAFSLATLAAFGHDRVRPLFLCLVAGMLAATCWFLYVQAFLLHAFCDYCLLSATLTGLLSAIGTAVFFLAKKRAAPSL
- a CDS encoding thioredoxin domain-containing protein; translation: MKRYLPFVIIAVVFCIATVFGVELYQSKNEKPARPGKMAFGKPGADPPHIQGRPKAPVALEEFGDFECEPCSKFWPILKQAQKEYGDRLSVTFREFPLVKIHPHAMEAARAAEAAGLQGRFWEMYESLYADRFIWIGAGDTRAALTLCASHLDLDLEKFKKDMDSEEVSKRIAADKERVESLELTRTPGVFVNGDQVTAAPITIEILRAAIDAALGEKPK
- a CDS encoding TonB-dependent receptor: MIASAYAQAPAPAPASEATTERVIVTGSYIPTAETESALPVTVYTAEVLKKQGANTPVEGLRQLPSFVGNTLTENDSNGGNGQAAVNLRAVGPENTLTLINGRRAFEFSDVNAIAIGSLSRTEVLKDGAGAIYGSDAVAGVVNFILVNGPGEKPYEGAELFALYGNTTDTDAHVRQVYLKGGVTGLDGKVAIAAAGEYYSRANLYSRDRPDVARSGDTSNNPDGMQWGGLNNNSPTYAGRVSIATAVNGIAGQLTLISQSENQVTPGSYRRFDVPAGTDPFRFNFRAFTPAIPAVEKAMYYVTGRYKIFGDGLQLYGDIMYSHTKQDNGLAGSPFAITSTLNGLTEARASVFNPFGNNLGSVRYRLQQEVKNPSGRRSFFDHDYQRYVAGINGDFNIKDNGFISRFGYDSGFVYEHFQEDRIDSGDARRSSLRALIANGTFNPFIGQFAPITGTAPTYVNGVPTGLTAAYDNSIAGVDYLQGGATYIGHSLFLERDFLYDAKINAHLFPNLWNGGIDFALGYEHREIQQHSIPDPVQASNDQLGFNQAPNTKTKQEVDSVFFEFGIPIVTSTMNVPWIRSLDLSIAWRYEKFDDEDQFTHVTGSFDNANPDEDFGGAPRVSLRYQPTADLTLRASWGQSFRSPSPANLFDPNTQDFPQLLDPFNPGGPVTLQPPSGVLRSGNPGTQAEKTDSYGAGIVWTPKFLPGFTMTVDWYQLFTTDLILGGNDFAQVLLAGNVLSPVQTFPDGSPFCTDQIDPATNLGAVRDAGGALQCVYSQVGNAGKRHVQGIDVTAVYEIPTERWGKFTFSGGWNHFFTWKAQPGTGAFNSFLGNYNNGTLPLAPGAIPWNKAFLRGEWEWRHFDFVSTVNYIGDFRDDPGFFGPDYIRLYGADTPRNVDSYITLDMQLSYEFVKPPVEPAPYVKESKDSKNVMQTEAATASIWQRMLWGTKLTVGVNNAFDRYPPSVIGAFNDNYDTSLYSIRNRFWFASLTKKF